One Streptomyces lincolnensis genomic region harbors:
- a CDS encoding PLP-dependent aminotransferase family protein, with translation MDLHIEAGAGEGRRAGLERALRDAVREGRLTTGTRLPATRRLAEELGVSRGTVKAAYDQLVAEGYLTAQQGSGTRVAPLPALDAEPPEASARARVPRFDLRPGSPDVGAFPAAAWLRALRRVVDAVPSAAYDYGDPRGRIELRTALSGYLGRARGVVAPPERIIVTSGYVQGLALLTRVLGGAEIAMEDPGLPFHREVVRRGGGRVVPAPVDEKGVRVEELGASAAVVVTPAHQYPTGGTLHPSRRRALTDWARARGALVVEDDYDGEFRYDRQPVGALQGMAPGQVVYLGTASKTLGPALRLGWMVLPADLVDAVADAKLHSDHHTESLGQLALAELIGTHAYDRHVRASRLRYRRRRDRLVERLGARRRVRGIAAGLHALVEVEDEAAVLERAAAAGLAVGRLGEHWHTPGAEGRPQGLVVGYGTPRERAYPEALEALGKVLDAGL, from the coding sequence GTGGACCTGCATATAGAAGCCGGGGCCGGTGAAGGGCGTCGTGCCGGGCTAGAGAGGGCTCTGCGCGACGCCGTGCGCGAGGGGCGGCTCACCACCGGCACCCGGTTGCCCGCCACCCGGCGGCTCGCGGAGGAGCTGGGGGTTTCCCGGGGGACCGTGAAGGCGGCCTACGACCAGCTGGTGGCCGAGGGGTATCTGACCGCTCAGCAGGGGTCGGGGACGCGGGTCGCCCCGCTGCCCGCCCTCGACGCCGAACCGCCGGAGGCGTCCGCACGCGCGCGTGTGCCGCGTTTCGATCTGCGGCCCGGGAGCCCGGATGTGGGGGCCTTTCCGGCGGCGGCCTGGCTCAGGGCGTTGCGCCGGGTCGTCGACGCCGTGCCGTCCGCCGCCTACGACTACGGCGACCCCCGGGGACGGATCGAGCTGCGGACCGCGCTGTCGGGGTACCTCGGGCGGGCCCGGGGAGTCGTCGCGCCGCCCGAGCGGATCATCGTGACCTCCGGGTATGTGCAGGGGCTGGCGTTGCTCACACGGGTGCTGGGCGGGGCCGAGATCGCCATGGAGGATCCCGGGCTGCCGTTCCACCGGGAGGTCGTGCGGCGCGGCGGCGGGCGGGTGGTGCCCGCACCGGTGGACGAAAAAGGCGTACGGGTCGAGGAGTTGGGGGCCTCGGCGGCCGTCGTCGTCACCCCCGCCCACCAGTACCCGACCGGCGGGACGCTCCACCCCTCGCGGCGGCGGGCGCTGACCGACTGGGCACGCGCGCGTGGGGCGCTGGTCGTCGAGGACGACTACGACGGGGAGTTCCGCTACGACCGGCAGCCCGTCGGCGCGCTCCAGGGGATGGCGCCGGGGCAGGTCGTCTACCTGGGAACGGCGTCCAAGACCCTCGGGCCGGCGCTGCGGCTCGGCTGGATGGTGCTGCCGGCCGACCTGGTCGACGCGGTGGCCGACGCCAAGCTGCACAGCGACCACCACACCGAGTCCCTCGGCCAGTTGGCGCTCGCCGAGCTGATCGGCACTCATGCCTACGACCGTCATGTGCGCGCGAGCCGGCTCAGGTACCGCAGACGCCGGGACCGGCTCGTGGAACGGCTGGGGGCGCGGCGGCGCGTGCGCGGGATCGCGGCCGGGCTGCACGCGCTGGTGGAGGTCGAGGACGAGGCGGCGGTGCTGGAGCGGGCGGCGGCCGCGGGGCTCGCGGTGGGGCGGCTCGGGGAGCACTGGCACACCCCCGGCGCCGAGGGGCGGCCGCAGGGACTCGTCGTGGGGTACGGGACGCCTCGGGAGCGGGCGTATCCGGAGGCGTTGGAGGCCCTGGGAAAGGTGCTGGACGCCGGGCTCTGA
- a CDS encoding PP2C family protein-serine/threonine phosphatase yields MLDIPSRVRVHVETLLAAQNDMGVCDAFEQYAPVGKPDAMNAPHPPKVAGIDSTVPAPAHTVAPAPAASGTSAVLAPNAPGALLQDRLAGWVSDLTTLHELTERLARTDVLADALQEVLRAGAALVGARRGLVVLEPGDGLGPDTTIGLGLARADLGSIETVPRSAMSYGRILDGLPGGDGEIAEPDLLSEDGLDPRHREVAARLGYAACYALPLTTEDPCRLGAAVWLYDEPAEPSERQRHLVGLYARYAGEHLARLVELERTRACMATMSEELLPSRLPRVAGMRLAARHRTCARGGGDWYDALPLPDAALGLAVGSVTGSGPSAIAAMGRLRASLRAYAVMEGEDPVAVLSDLELLLRLTEPARSATALFAYCEPALRKITLAGAGHSPPLLIGERRTQFVETSVSAPLGMLACWEAPSVELQVQPGETVLLYTDGLLHRTGDPTDRAFARLHSAAAGVPKALRSDPGAVADHVLRAVLPDGLDSADSEEDVVLLAAHFE; encoded by the coding sequence ATGCTGGACATCCCCTCACGAGTGCGTGTACATGTGGAGACACTGCTAGCGGCGCAGAATGACATGGGGGTTTGCGATGCTTTTGAGCAATACGCACCGGTCGGAAAGCCGGACGCCATGAACGCCCCTCACCCTCCGAAAGTGGCTGGAATCGATTCAACGGTTCCCGCACCCGCACACACTGTCGCGCCCGCGCCAGCCGCCTCGGGCACCTCAGCGGTGCTCGCACCGAACGCACCGGGCGCCCTGCTCCAGGACCGGCTCGCCGGCTGGGTCTCGGACCTCACGACCCTGCACGAACTCACCGAACGCCTGGCCCGCACGGACGTGCTCGCCGACGCCCTCCAGGAGGTGCTGCGCGCCGGAGCCGCCCTGGTCGGCGCCCGCCGCGGCCTCGTCGTCCTGGAACCCGGCGACGGCCTCGGCCCCGACACCACCATCGGCCTCGGCCTCGCCCGCGCCGACCTCGGGTCCATCGAGACCGTGCCGCGCAGCGCGATGTCGTACGGCAGGATCCTCGACGGCCTGCCGGGCGGTGACGGTGAGATCGCCGAGCCCGATCTGCTCTCCGAGGACGGCCTCGACCCCCGCCACCGCGAGGTGGCCGCCCGCCTCGGCTACGCCGCCTGCTACGCGCTCCCCCTGACCACCGAGGACCCCTGCCGGCTCGGCGCCGCCGTGTGGCTCTACGACGAGCCCGCCGAACCGAGCGAGCGCCAGCGCCACCTCGTCGGGCTGTACGCCCGCTACGCCGGCGAGCACCTGGCGCGGCTCGTCGAGCTGGAGCGCACGCGCGCGTGCATGGCGACCATGTCCGAGGAGCTGCTGCCGTCCCGGCTCCCGCGCGTGGCCGGCATGCGGCTCGCCGCCCGGCACCGCACCTGCGCCCGGGGCGGCGGCGACTGGTACGACGCGCTGCCGCTGCCGGACGCCGCCCTCGGGCTCGCGGTGGGTTCCGTGACGGGGTCCGGGCCCAGCGCGATCGCCGCGATGGGACGGCTCAGAGCGTCCCTGAGGGCGTACGCCGTGATGGAGGGCGAGGACCCGGTCGCCGTCCTGTCCGACCTGGAGCTGCTGCTCAGGCTCACCGAGCCGGCCCGCTCGGCCACCGCGCTGTTCGCCTACTGCGAACCCGCGCTGCGCAAGATCACGCTGGCCGGTGCCGGACACAGCCCGCCGCTGCTGATCGGCGAGCGGCGCACGCAGTTCGTGGAGACGTCCGTGTCCGCGCCGCTCGGGATGCTCGCCTGCTGGGAGGCGCCGAGCGTGGAGCTCCAGGTGCAGCCGGGGGAGACGGTTCTGCTGTACACCGACGGACTGCTGCACCGCACCGGCGACCCCACGGACCGCGCCTTCGCCCGGCTGCACTCGGCCGCGGCCGGTGTGCCGAAGGCGCTGCGGTCCGACCCCGGCGCCGTCGCCGACCACGTCCTGCGGGCCGTGCTGCCGGACGGGCTGGACTCGGCGGACTCCGAGGAGGACGTGGTGCTGCTCGCGGCTCACTTCGAGTAG
- a CDS encoding aminopeptidase P family protein, with the protein MTVADELTPENPEETEEPIKQRKNGLYPGVSDELAESMQSGWADTELRDLEPVPQAAETAARRAALSARFPGERLVIPAGNLKTRSNDTEYAFRASVEYAYLTGNQTEDGVLVLEPAASGGHTATLYLLPRSDRENGEFWLSGQGELWVGRRHSLTEAEKLYGIPASDVRELADALREATGPVRVVRGYDAGVEAALTDKVTAERDEELRVFLSEARLVKDAFEIGELQKAVDSTVRGFEDVVKVLDKAEATSERYIEGTFFLRARVEGNDVGYGTIAAAGPHACTLHWVRNDGPVRSGDLLLLDAGVETHTYYTADVTRTLPINGRFSALQKKIYDAVYDAQEAGIAAVQPGAKYRDFHGAAQRVLTERLVEWGLVEGPVERVLELGLQRRWTLHGTGHMLGMDVHDCAAARTETYVEGVLEPGMVLTVEPGLYFQADDLTVPEEYRGVGVRIEDDILVTESGNRNLSDGLPRRSDEVETWMASLKG; encoded by the coding sequence ATGACCGTGGCCGACGAGCTCACCCCGGAGAACCCGGAAGAGACCGAAGAGCCGATCAAGCAGCGGAAGAACGGGCTGTACCCGGGCGTGTCCGACGAACTCGCCGAGAGCATGCAGTCCGGCTGGGCCGACACCGAGCTGCGCGACCTGGAGCCGGTCCCGCAGGCCGCCGAGACCGCCGCGCGCCGCGCCGCGCTGTCGGCGCGGTTCCCGGGCGAGCGTCTGGTGATCCCCGCGGGCAACCTGAAGACCCGCTCGAACGACACGGAGTACGCGTTCCGGGCGTCGGTCGAGTACGCGTACCTGACCGGCAACCAGACCGAGGACGGCGTGCTCGTGCTGGAGCCGGCCGCCTCCGGCGGGCACACCGCCACGCTGTACCTGCTGCCGCGCTCCGACCGGGAGAACGGCGAGTTCTGGCTGTCCGGCCAGGGCGAGCTGTGGGTCGGCCGGCGCCACTCCCTGACCGAGGCGGAGAAGCTCTACGGCATCCCCGCCTCCGACGTGCGGGAACTCGCGGACGCCCTGCGCGAGGCCACCGGCCCCGTCCGCGTCGTCCGCGGCTACGACGCCGGTGTCGAGGCCGCGCTGACCGACAAGGTCACCGCCGAGCGCGACGAGGAGCTGCGGGTCTTCCTCTCCGAGGCGCGGCTGGTCAAGGACGCGTTCGAGATCGGGGAGCTCCAGAAGGCGGTCGACTCGACCGTGCGCGGCTTCGAGGACGTCGTGAAGGTCCTCGACAAGGCGGAGGCCACCTCCGAGCGGTACATCGAGGGCACGTTCTTCCTCCGCGCGCGCGTGGAGGGCAACGACGTCGGCTACGGCACGATCGCCGCGGCCGGGCCGCACGCGTGCACGCTGCACTGGGTGCGCAACGACGGACCGGTGCGCTCCGGTGACCTGCTCCTCCTGGACGCGGGTGTCGAGACGCACACGTACTACACCGCCGACGTCACCCGGACGCTGCCGATCAACGGTCGTTTCAGCGCCCTCCAGAAGAAGATCTACGACGCCGTGTACGACGCCCAGGAGGCCGGGATCGCGGCCGTGCAGCCCGGGGCGAAGTACCGCGACTTCCATGGCGCGGCGCAGCGGGTGCTGACCGAGCGGCTCGTGGAGTGGGGGCTCGTCGAGGGCCCGGTCGAGCGGGTGCTGGAGCTGGGTCTCCAGCGGCGGTGGACGCTGCACGGGACGGGGCACATGCTCGGCATGGACGTGCACGACTGCGCTGCCGCGCGGACCGAGACGTATGTCGAGGGAGTGCTGGAGCCGGGGATGGTGCTGACCGTCGAGCCCGGGTTGTACTTCCAGGCCGATGATCTGACCGTGCCCGAGGAGTACCGCGGGGTCGGTGTGCGGATCGAGGACGACATCCTGGTGACGGAGTCCGGGAACCGGAATCTGTCGGACGGGCTGCCTCGCCGTTCCGACGAGGTCGAGACCTGGATGGCGTCGCTGAAGGGCTGA
- a CDS encoding bifunctional DNA primase/polymerase, with protein sequence MREILGRRRRLLSQRSDGGPDLISAALTFATEWQWPVLPGVAPDPEGRARCGCPDPECTVPGAHPFDPGLLAATTDARMVRWWWANRPAAPIVLATGGTAPCAVSLPALPAARALSVLDRQGMRLGPVVASPTRWAILVKPYSMEQLGELLYAKDFVPGSLRFHGEGGYITLPPSETGLGEIRWERAPLPGSAAPWVPDVEAVVDAVVEALTRTGVSAPEL encoded by the coding sequence ATGCGCGAGATCCTCGGAAGGCGACGCAGGCTCCTGTCCCAGCGCAGCGACGGGGGGCCTGATTTGATCAGCGCGGCCCTGACCTTCGCCACGGAATGGCAGTGGCCCGTACTCCCCGGCGTGGCTCCGGACCCAGAGGGTCGGGCCCGCTGCGGCTGCCCCGACCCGGAATGCACGGTCCCCGGTGCCCACCCCTTCGACCCCGGTCTCCTCGCGGCCACCACCGACGCGCGCATGGTGCGCTGGTGGTGGGCCAACCGACCCGCCGCGCCGATCGTCCTGGCCACGGGTGGTACCGCTCCCTGCGCGGTCAGCCTTCCGGCCCTGCCGGCGGCCCGCGCCCTCAGCGTCCTCGACCGTCAGGGCATGCGCCTCGGCCCGGTCGTCGCCTCGCCCACCCGTTGGGCGATCCTCGTGAAGCCCTATTCCATGGAGCAGTTGGGCGAACTGCTGTACGCCAAGGACTTCGTCCCCGGCTCCCTCCGCTTCCACGGCGAGGGCGGTTACATCACCTTGCCGCCGTCCGAGACCGGCCTGGGCGAGATCCGCTGGGAGCGCGCGCCGCTGCCCGGCTCGGCCGCCCCGTGGGTGCCGGACGTCGAGGCCGTGGTGGACGCCGTGGTCGAGGCCCTCACTCGTACGGGTGTGAGCGCACCCGAGTTGTAG